ATCCATCCAACTGGCTAAAAGGTACAAAGGCAGGGTGACTGCCAAGTTTGACTTCCCAACCACCGTTTGCTTCTGTTAACATCTGACCAAGAACAGGAATTTCATATTGAGATGCCATTTCCATATGTTCTTCTGTTAGGTTGTCTCCAGAAAGACAGGTAGTAAAATAAAAATCTCCAGAGTTTTCTTTTAAAAAATAAACAACAAGAGTATCCCCTACTTTGGGCAAAACTTCTTCTCTCCATTCTTCAATTGGTATATTTCCAGTGATTTTATTTTCTACAGTGCGAATGAATACATAATCATTCTTAACAGCTGTTACTTTAGCTTCATGACGTGAGCCGGGTTCGATGGATTGTCTTTTTTTAAAACTTTCTTCTAATAAACGGTCAAATTCTGAGGATGGGCCTTTCATTTTGCGGTTCCTTCCTTGGTGGGTTTCGGGGTATAGACCAATTTTCCTCCTAATACCATGGATTCAATTGGAAATATTCCGGAAGCGCGTTTCAAAGGATTTTCATCGTGGACTGAGAAATGGGCCGGTCCTCCGACTCGTATTTTCCCCTCATGGTCGGCACCGATAAAGGAACAAGTTCTTAGAGTCAAAGTTTGAATGATTTCTCTCCGGATTTGGGGTAAGGATTCCGGGTCGGCATTTGTGGAAAGCAAACTAGGCGAAAAGGAACCAAAAAGAGAAGCCCAAAACCCAGGTTTGTTTTTAGTAGATTCCACTTTTCTCACGACAGGTTTTGCCAAAAGGGACTCCCAAAGCCGCACTTCGACAATGGCAGCTTGCCCCGGAAACAGTCCCCAATACCCAGCCCCACTCGCAAAAAGAAGGTTTTTTCTGGCTTCCGCTTCCGTTTGGAAAGTAGATTGGTATTGGGTAAAAGACTGATTTTCTTCTGTTCCTTCCTCTTCGCCTTCCGGCTCTATGGATAATAAATCCTTCCAAAGGGAACCAAAAACCGGATGAAGGCGGGACCAGACTTGGATCTCTTCTTTCCAAAGTTCTGGGTTCCTCTTTAAGTCCTGGAGATACAAAATAGACAATAGGGGAGCCCAACGAAAGTCACGTTTTTGGGCCCGGTAAAGATTGGTTCCCTCGGGCATGGGATGGAAAATCACTGGAAAACCGGTATCCAAAGCATCTTCCCAACTCGTTTTGTCAGAAAAAGTATAAGCAACAGGAAGGTATCCTTTTTCCTCTGCTTCTCTCTGTTTGGCATAAAGTTCTGTTTGCGAAAACCCGCGATTTTCCACCTCTTTCAGAAAAATAGGAAGGTGGCGGTTGCGTTTGGAATCGGATGCAAAGCTTAGGCCGGAAGAATAAAGAGCTTCTTTACCCGAAGCAAGTTCCGAATAGAGAGCTGGTTTTTGTGACTGAGTGAGAAGTGGAGAAAACCACTTCGATTTAATGATTTCATTTTGTAAGTTTGTTAGATTAGGATCACCTACTGACTCGATATGGCTAAATCCAGCTGCGAGAAACCCAGAAAGATAGGTTGATATTTCTTCACGGCCGGTCTTACCTCCGCGGGCATTGGAACCCAATGTTACAGAGGCATCACAAAATCCAGGCAATAAGTACTTAGGATGTACAACAGGTGTACCTTCTTTGATGGAAATGATTTTGCTTTGGACTACCTCTAGATCGACAATTCTGCCAAAATTGGCTTTTTCACTCTCCCAGATCCGAACCGATTTCATTTTCAAATTTTGAGGCAAAAGGTTAGTAGGGGCAAAAGCCGATATAAATAAGGAGAGGAATAGAAGCCTGCGGTTTTTCATACTAGCGGTCTTAGTTACCTTGACAGTAAGGACTAGAATGGAAAAGATTTCGGGTATGGGAAAGGAAACAAGCGAGATTTCTGATCACATCAAATTACACATCGAAAATGGGAAAATTCTCTCGCTTAAGACTCACCGGGTCTCCAAATCCGTTGAGGAACACATCAAGGAGGCCGTAGGTCTTATTTTAGATCGCCTCACTTACCCCACTCTTGTCCCTACCCTTTATACGATCATCAAAGAGCTGGCCATCAATGCCTGCAAAGCCAACCAAAAACGTGTCTTTTTTGAAGAACGTGGATACAGTATGCTAAACCCTTCCGAATATGCAAGGGGAGTCAGAGAGTACCGTGAAATGTTTTCAGAAGAGATGTCCAACGAATTTGGAATCAAAGCAAAAAAGAAAGGATACTATTGTTTAATTAACTTCAAATTCAATGACGATGGAATCACCATCGAAGTCATCAATAACACACCCATTGCCAAAGAAGAAGAAAAAGCAATCAGAGAACGATTGGAGAAAGGAATGGTGTATGATGACATCGCTCAATTCTACATGGACAATGCTGACACCACAGAAGGTGCTGGTCTTGGACTTGCTTTGATTCTCATTATGCTCAAAGGGGAAGGTATTGATCCCAATTTCTTTCGCATCATTATCGGAGAAGATTCCACCATCGCAAGGTTGGAAATTCCTCTCTCCGATAAGTTTATCTCTGTCCGCGATCCCAATCAAATTTAACTATGCCCCTCTCTTTATCCTGTGCCATCATTACCCTCAACGAAGAGGATAATATTTCTCGCACCCTCGAAGCCCTTTCCTTTATCGAAGATATTGTAGTCATCGATTCTGGATCCACAGACAAAACAGTCGAAATTGCAAAGTCATTTGGTGCTCGAGTATTCTTTCGTAAGTTTGTAAACTATGCTGATCAAAAAAACTTTGCTATCGAACAAACTAAATTTGATTGGGTGCTTGCCATTGACGCCGACGAAGTGGTATCCAGCGGGTTACAAAAAGAAATTACAGATCTATTTAATGATCATAAACTAGAGTCTGTTGGTTATCTTGTTCCGCGTCTGACTTATTATTTAGGTAAGTGGATTCGATTTGGTGGTTACTATCCTAACTACCAAATCCGTTTGTTTAAAAAAACTGCAGGTGAGTTTAGCGGCGGTTTGGTGCACGAAAGAGTCAAATTATCAGGCAAACCAATCAAACTAAAAAACCCACTCTATCATTATTCGTATAAAAACATTTCTGACCATTTACAATTCATTGATCGATATTCAAGTTTGTTTGCAGAAGAAGAATTTAGAAAAGGAAAATCGAGTTCAGTTTTTTGGGCTTTTTTAAAAGCCTGTTTCAAAGGATTTTATATGTATTGGATTCGGTTAGGAATCCTAGATGGGAAACAAGGATTTGTTCTGGCCCTTCTAGGGTTTTATTATAATTTTCTTAAGTATTTAAAGTTATATGAAAAATCGAATTCAATCTCTTCTTTCTTTGTTATGGTTGATTCGGTTCATGATGTAAAGAGCAGTAAATCCACCAAGGAAGATGGCAACCAAGTTCACGTTGGATAATTGTGTGGAACCAATTTTTGGAGACATCAGCCACATAATGATATCGCGAATGTAAGTTTGGAAAGTGGCAAACACGATGAGAGCACCGATACCTGCAACAAAAGTGGAACCCCAAAACTTTCCTAGTAAGTCTTTACGTTTATAATAATAAAAATAATAGGCACAGGCTGCGGATGCGAGAAAAAAGAATAAAATATCTACTAGAATTGTCCATGGTTCCGATGGTGCGGCAAGCGGTAATGAAATCATTGTTCTTGTACCTGTCTAATACCTATTTTCGGTAAGCCATTGTTTAGTCCATAAGATAAAAAAAGAGGTTTTCCTTGTATTCAAAACATACCGAACTATTCGGAATCTTGGGATATCCCTTAGGCCATACCCTATCCCCGTGGATTCATAATACATTATTCCAACTCTCCGGATATGATGGAGTGTATCTGGTATTTGAAAACGAAAAATGGAAAGAGATAGGACTACGCCCCATCATTGACTTAGGTGTAAAGGGTGTTTCGGTTACCATTCCATTTAAAGAATGGGCCTATGGGCAAGCAAATACGGTATGTGACGCATCCAAAACAATGGGTGCTTCCAATACCTTACTTTTTCGTGACGGGATCCATGCAGTGAACACCGATGGAACGGGAGCCGTTCTTGCGATCTCCAAATCCAATCCCGATCTATTAGATCCGAAAAAGGAAAAACAAATTTTAGTCCTTGGAAGTGGAGGCAGTGCCAAAGGGATTGTTTATGAAATTGCGGAGACTCTTAAAAATAACGCTCGTGACAAAAAGATCCAAAGAAAGATCAAACTACTTGCAAGGAATGAATTTACATCGAAAGAAATACAAACTGCTTTAGGAAATCCAGATTGGATTACCATTACCTCGAAAAAAGAATGTCTGGAAGAAGTGGATCAATATGACCTTATCATTCACACAACACCTGTAGGAATGAAAGGTTATGGTGGTGAACCCCTACTCGATTCAAAATTTTTCACCAAAAAACACACGTTATTCGATATTGTTTACAATCCTTTGGAAACTGACTTAGTAAAAGAAGCAAAGAAAAAAAAAGCAGAAATCATTCCAGGGTATCATATGTTACTCTACCAAGGAATTAGACAATTTGAACTATTTACAAATGTTACAGTGAAACCAAAATGGATTCAAAAAGTGGAATCTTTACTTTTAAAACAACTAAAAAGTAGAAATTAAGTTTTATCATTACAAACACGAACCGTTGGAAATCATAGAGAAGAGAATGCAGTTTTTAGATTTTTTATATAGTTTGCAGAATATTGAAAAAACAAGAAACTTCAATGTCTTCCAATCGTATTCACTGGATGCACTGAATGACCTTTTTAACTTTGTCAATTCTAAACATAAAGTAAACAAACCCATACGCATCAGCGTTGTCGGTACCAACGGAAAAGGCTCCACCTCACATTACTTAGCCTCTCTTTTGTCAATCCTAGGTTACAAAACAGGGCTTTATACTTCTCCCCACCTCCTCAGTCCTTTAGAAAGATTCCAGGTGTTTAAAAAAGGCAAATCCCAAATTCCGAAGGAAGAAGAAGTGGAACAGTTCTTTGTCCAATCCATCCTTCCAGATCTCGAGAGATTTTCGTCCCTCTCCTATTTTGAATTTCTCACAGTGTTTTCGTATCTTTTCTTTTCCTTTCAAAATACTGAATTTGAAATTTGGGAAGCCGGTCTTGGCGGAAGGCTCGATGCCACTAAACTTGTTCAAGCCGACTATGCCGTGTTAACTAAAATTGGAAAGGACCATTCTGAAATCCTGGGGGATTCCAAAGAAAAAATTTGCAAAGAGAAATTAGGAATCCTAACTAGTGTTTGCCGAAAATTGGCTGCGATGGACCCAATGGATCCTTCCCTAACATCCATCATCGAAACTTTCCCAAAGAACCAAATGCCCGTGCGGATCATCCCTCTAGTAGGGAAGCCAACGTATTTAGAAACCAACTTTCTTTTTGCAAAGAAGGCACTCGCAGAGTTTGTTCCTGAAATAAAACAAGAGATCCAATCCATTTCCTGGGAAGAAATAGATCGTCCCCGGGGGAGGATGGAAGTCCTAAAGTTTTCCCCTGAAATTGTTTTTGATCCAGCTCACAATCCAGATGCCATTGCGACTACAACTCGTGAATTTGGAAGGTCACATTCTGACTTTTCCTTAGTTTTGGGAAGTCTTCCTGACAAAGACCGGGAAGGAATTCTGAGAGAACTAGAAGGCCTTCCCCTCCAGTCCCTTTATCTTTGGGAGGGAACTGGGTTTGGAACCTTCCCAGAACTTCCTCTAGCCCTAAAGCCCCTCACAAAAAGAATCCAGAACGAAGAAGAGCTCCTCTCCCTATTCCAAGGCAGATTTCCGGTATTGGTGTTAGGAAGTTTTCGCCTCTATGGAATTGTGGCAAAATTAATACAAAATACAACAAACATGTAAAATTGGACTTTACAAATGAATCCTGAACGACATTGTTCTTTTAGGAAACATCGTTCAGGACCATGCAAACTCCCAAAGAACATACACGAAAAGAAATCTTACAAGCGGCTCGAGAAGAATTCATTCAACTCGGTTTTGAGAAGGCTAGTATGCGAACCATTGCAAAAAAAGCAAAGGTATCCACGAGTAATATCTACAATTACTTTGAAAACAAAGAGCACCTTCTGACAGAAATCCTACAACCAGTTCTTTCTGGAATGGAAAAAGCTTTTGCTTACGTTTCTCACCCGGATTATTTTGAAAAAAGGTTTAACGACAGTTATGAGGCATGGCAGGAACGATTTAACATTGCTCTTGACTATGTAGATTCTAATCGCGATGACTTTATCCTTTTGCTTACGAAATCACAAGGATCCCATCTAGAAGAATTTCCTGACACAGTTCTCACTCGCCTTACCAAAATCAATTTTGACCAATACAGTGCCTTTAAAGAAAAAACCCCAAGTTACAAAGGGGAAGTCAGTGAATTTGTAGTGCGAAACATCCTTTCCTTCTTTCTCAATATTTTTGTCCAGATGGTAAGACAAGGAATTTCCAAACAGGATATGTTGGTTTATCAGGATAGTTTCCTTAAATTTTTACACTTCGGATACAAAGGATCGATTGCCTCTGATCTGAGTTGAATCAATCTGGTTCTCGATGGGAACCGGATACAAAATAAAAATCTGTGGAATCAAAGACCTGGCTACACTGGAACTTTGTGTAGATCTCCAGGTCGATCTTGTTGGCCTCAACTTCTCACCTCGTTCCCCCCGTGCCATTAACGAAGAAATAGCAGAGTTTCTACTCCAAATTAGAAAAGGACCTGGATTTCCCAAACTTGTATTTTTGTTCTTTGAAAACTCCGTACAAGAGATTCAAAACCTATCGGCACGTTTCCAACCTGACTTAATCCAACTCATTCGCGGAGATAAGTTTCTTACAAAAGACCTATGGGATCACCTGACGGAAAAAAAATCACTACTACCTGCCATTCGGATCCAAGAGAAAGTAGTTTCAGACGCAGACCTAGAACCAAAATCTGATTTAGTGATTTTAGATAGTTATCATAAAGATTTGGGTGGTGGGTCTGGACATAGTTTCCCTTGGGAGTATGTAACATCCGTAAAGCGACCATTTTTACTCGCCGGCGGCATCACTCCTGATAATGTCAAATCTGCTTTAGATACAGTTCGTCCCTTTGGGATTGATGTTGCAAGTGGTGTGGAAACCGATGGGAAAAAAGATCCTAATAAGATAAAAACACTGGTACAAAATGTCCGAACACTATGAAGCATTAAATACGCCTGTGATGCGTCAGTACATGGAAGTTAAGGAACAACATCCTGATGGAATTGTATTTTTTCGTATGGGTGATTTTTACGAAATGTTTTTAGAGGATGCAAAAATTGCCGCGCAAATTTTAGACATTACTCTCACCAAACGCCAAAACCAAATTCCAATGGCGGGGATTCCTTATCATGCCACAGAAAGTTATATATC
This portion of the Leptospira terpstrae serovar Hualin str. LT 11-33 = ATCC 700639 genome encodes:
- a CDS encoding glycosyltransferase family 2 protein; the protein is MPLSLSCAIITLNEEDNISRTLEALSFIEDIVVIDSGSTDKTVEIAKSFGARVFFRKFVNYADQKNFAIEQTKFDWVLAIDADEVVSSGLQKEITDLFNDHKLESVGYLVPRLTYYLGKWIRFGGYYPNYQIRLFKKTAGEFSGGLVHERVKLSGKPIKLKNPLYHYSYKNISDHLQFIDRYSSLFAEEEFRKGKSSSVFWAFLKACFKGFYMYWIRLGILDGKQGFVLALLGFYYNFLKYLKLYEKSNSISSFFVMVDSVHDVKSSKSTKEDGNQVHVG
- a CDS encoding shikimate dehydrogenase family protein, with protein sequence MYSKHTELFGILGYPLGHTLSPWIHNTLFQLSGYDGVYLVFENEKWKEIGLRPIIDLGVKGVSVTIPFKEWAYGQANTVCDASKTMGASNTLLFRDGIHAVNTDGTGAVLAISKSNPDLLDPKKEKQILVLGSGGSAKGIVYEIAETLKNNARDKKIQRKIKLLARNEFTSKEIQTALGNPDWITITSKKECLEEVDQYDLIIHTTPVGMKGYGGEPLLDSKFFTKKHTLFDIVYNPLETDLVKEAKKKKAEIIPGYHMLLYQGIRQFELFTNVTVKPKWIQKVESLLLKQLKSRN
- a CDS encoding Mur ligase family protein, which gives rise to MQFLDFLYSLQNIEKTRNFNVFQSYSLDALNDLFNFVNSKHKVNKPIRISVVGTNGKGSTSHYLASLLSILGYKTGLYTSPHLLSPLERFQVFKKGKSQIPKEEEVEQFFVQSILPDLERFSSLSYFEFLTVFSYLFFSFQNTEFEIWEAGLGGRLDATKLVQADYAVLTKIGKDHSEILGDSKEKICKEKLGILTSVCRKLAAMDPMDPSLTSIIETFPKNQMPVRIIPLVGKPTYLETNFLFAKKALAEFVPEIKQEIQSISWEEIDRPRGRMEVLKFSPEIVFDPAHNPDAIATTTREFGRSHSDFSLVLGSLPDKDREGILRELEGLPLQSLYLWEGTGFGTFPELPLALKPLTKRIQNEEELLSLFQGRFPVLVLGSFRLYGIVAKLIQNTTNM
- a CDS encoding TetR/AcrR family transcriptional regulator; translated protein: MQTPKEHTRKEILQAAREEFIQLGFEKASMRTIAKKAKVSTSNIYNYFENKEHLLTEILQPVLSGMEKAFAYVSHPDYFEKRFNDSYEAWQERFNIALDYVDSNRDDFILLLTKSQGSHLEEFPDTVLTRLTKINFDQYSAFKEKTPSYKGEVSEFVVRNILSFFLNIFVQMVRQGISKQDMLVYQDSFLKFLHFGYKGSIASDLS
- a CDS encoding phosphoribosylanthranilate isomerase codes for the protein MGTGYKIKICGIKDLATLELCVDLQVDLVGLNFSPRSPRAINEEIAEFLLQIRKGPGFPKLVFLFFENSVQEIQNLSARFQPDLIQLIRGDKFLTKDLWDHLTEKKSLLPAIRIQEKVVSDADLEPKSDLVILDSYHKDLGGGSGHSFPWEYVTSVKRPFLLAGGITPDNVKSALDTVRPFGIDVASGVETDGKKDPNKIKTLVQNVRTL